The genomic segment GCAAGATCGAGATCGGCTGTTGCTGCAGCACCACCTCGTGTTGCGGCGACTTCGGCGGCGACTAAGACCGCCCGATGGAAGGCGAGGTGATCCGTCCGTGATCCCGGCCGACGCTCGGCCCCGTCTCTATCCCTGGTTCAGGGTCGTCCGGGATCGCGACGCCTACCTCTTCGAGTACGGGGGACAGCTGGTGAGGATTGCAGGGCCCCAGGCTGTCCCCCTCCTTACGGCCTTGCTCCCCCTGATCGACGGTCGGCTGACCGTCGAAGAGATCCAGCGCCGCCTCGGCGAGTGGGATGGCGAGGCCGTCGTCCGGGTCCTCTCGGCACTAAAAGGTAACGGGATTGTTGCGGTTGCTGGCTCTTCGCCCCTGTCGGGGGAGGACGGAGACCTGCTGACCGCCATCATGGGAGGGCGGGAGAACGACGCGCCGGTCGATCGCGCCCGCGTGGGGGTCCTCGGGACGGGATCCCTGGCGCAGGCGGTGACCCGGCTCATCTCAGCATCGGGCGTCGTGGCCGCCCGCGCCGTCACGGTCGACGACCCCCCCACCACGTTGGACCTCGTCGTCGTCGCCGTCCAGGGCGAGGATCTATCCCGGCTCGACAGCTGGAACCGTCGGATGCTGGAATGCCGCCAGAGCTGGCTCCTCGTGTTGCCCTTCGACGGGGCATACGGGACGGTGGGACCGCTGTTCATTCCCGGGGAGACGGCGTGCTATGCCTGCTTTCAGACCCGCCGCCGGTCCGTCCTGGAAGACCCTGACATTGCCCGCCTCTATGACGACCTGCCGGCCTATCATCCCATGGGCGCGGGCGTGACGTCGCTGCTGGCCGGCCTGGCCGTGCACCTCGCACTGCGCTGGATCCTGCGCCGCGACGCCTGGATCGGCGGGATGCTGTACGCGGTGGGGCTCATGCCCCACCCCACGGTCAGCGCCCACGAAGTCTGGCCTGTGCCCCGGTGCCCGGTGTGCCGTCCCCTGTCCCAGCACACTCCCGCGCCGTGGTTTCCGGAGCAGGCGGAACCGGCGCAGAGCCCCACGTAATGGACCGGGCGGCCGTCATGCGGCTCCTCTCCCCGTATGTGGGACCGATCCGCGCGCTGCAGGAGTTGACGACGCTTCCCGGTCACGCTCCTCTGCCCGCCTTCATGGCCGAGACGGCCGACCTCCGCCTCATCCATGGGTGCCCGGTGCGGAGCATCAGGGGCAGCGCGACGCACTACGACAGGGCGTCGGCCATGGCGGCGGCCGTGGGAGAGGCGGTGGAGCGCTACTGCGGGGCGGCCATGCCGGAGACGCTGCCCCTGGCCCCCGCGGTTGCCCTCGGGACCGCGGCCGTCTCGCCCGACCGGTTTGCCCTTTTCCACCCCGCGCAGTACGCCCGCCCGGAGTTTCCGTATCGCCCCTTCACGCCGGAGACCTGCGTGCGCTGGACGAAGGGGGTCGACCTGTCCACACACGCTGCAGTGTACCTGCCCGCCCAGCTCGTCTATCTGGGCGCGGAGGCCGGGGCGGTCGCGGGTGATACGCCCATCGGCTACGCGACCAGCAACGGGATGGCCTGCGGTCTCTCGGCGGAAGAGGCCGTCCTCGGCGGACTCCTGGAAGTGGTGGAGCGCGACGCCGTCATGCTGACCTGGTATGCGCGGTGGTCGCCGCCGATCCTGGAGTGGCGCGCCGACTCCTCCCTGGCGACTGTTGAGGACCGGTACTTTGCGGTCACGGGGCTCCGGTACACGTGCCTCGACCTGAGCGACCTGCACGGGATTCCGACCGTGCTGGCGGTGGTCCGGGGCACGGAGGTGGGGATGGCCGTGGGAGCGGCCAGCGCGCTGCGCCCCGGGGAGGCCTGGCTCAAGGCGATGCGCGAGGCGTTTGCGACCTATGCCTGGGCCGATCGCCTCCGACGGACCACGCCGCCCATCGCACTGACCCGACCGGATTTGGTGCGGCGCTTCGCGGATCACGTCCGGTTCTATGCGGATCCGCAGGCGCTCCCGTCGGCCGCCTTCTTGTGGCAGAGCCAGGAATCGCGGGACATCCGGGCTTTGCCGGATCTCCTCGAGCCGGTCCCGGTCCGGCAGATCGCCGCCGTCGTCGGACGCATCGTAGCGGCCGGCGCGTCGGTCTTTGCCGTGGATCTCACTACGGTCGAAGTCCGCCGGGCCGGGGCGCACGTCTGGAAAGTCGTCAGCCCCGAGCTGCAGCCGCTGGACGTGGGGTATGAGCGGCGCTATCTCGGCGGGCCACGGCTGTACGCGATGGCGGCGCAGCTCACGGGCCGACCCCTCTCGTCCCCGGAAGACGTGAATCCCTGGCCCCACCCGTTTCCCTGACGCCGCGGAGGCCCCATGGCCCTCGACGACCGCCTGTTCGTCTCCGCCTCTGCCGTCCCTCTCGCGCTCGCCTCTGCGCAGGACGACCCTGCGGAGCTCTATCATGAGGCGTCCAAGCTGCAGCCCTCACTCCTCTGGCGGCAGATGGCGGGCGTCCGGAGAATGGAACAGAGTCCGGAGATGCAGCGGCGCGCGCTGCGCGCCGGGAAGCGGTTCACCCACCGACCTGTGCACGGGCTGCCGCCGCCTCACTTTGGGCCGGCATCCTTCGAGGCCGTCCTGCGCCGGCGGGGTTCATCCCGGGCTTTCGGGGAGGGGGCACTCTCGCTGGCCGATTTTGCGACGATCCTCTACGCCGCATACGGCATCACCCGACGTGCCGGGCACATCGCCCGGCCCGATGGTCGGACGGTGCCTTCGGGCGGCGCGTTGTACCCGCTGGATGTCTACGCCGCCGTGCAGCGGGTGGAGGGGCTGCCGCCGGGCGTCTACCACTATGACCCGGCGGGCCACAGGCTGGCGGCGCTGCGATCAGACAGCCCGCGTGAGGAGCTGGTCCGCGGGTTGGTCGATCCGTCCCTGGCCGAGGCGTCGGCGGTGATGATGCTCGCCGCCTGTTTCTGGCGCAGCCGCTTCAAATACGGGCTCCGGGCCTACCGCTTCGTCCTGCTCGAGGCCGGCCACCTCGCCCAGAACGTGCTCCTCACCGCGGCCGCTCTGGACCTGGCGGTCTTGCCGATCGGCGGGTATTTCGACCGCCGGATCGACGACCTCCTGGCCCTCGACGGTGTCCACGAGTCGGTGGTCTACCTCCTGGCCCTGGGACTACACGCCGGTGCCTATGTCCGATGAACTCTATCGCCTGGGGAAGCTCGCGCTGGCGCTCACCTTCGTCGGCACGGGAATCATCTGTCCCTCTGGGGGGAGCGCAAACGCGGCGGCCGGGGGATTCGCGGGCACGGCGCTGTACGCCCTCCTGGCCCGTGCCCTGCCGCAGGTGGATCTGTCGGTCCTGAGGGCGCCGGCAGTCTGGACTGTACTGCTCGGGTCTGTGGCCGACGAGATCCTCTGGCGGGGCTGGCTGACCGCTCCCGCCGTCCAGAAGGCCGTCCTTCCCTACGCGGTGGTGGGGAGCACCCTCGGCTTCGCCTTCGCCCACCTGCCCCGGCAGGGACTCCGGGGGGCGGCGGTCCATCTTCTTACAGGGGCCGTCTTCGCGACGGTGATGCTCGTCCTGGGCTTCGCCGCCGCGGCGACCGCTCACGTCAGCTACAATCTCTGGGTCCTCATGGCAAGGACCGGTGCCTGTCGGACCGGTCAGAGAGGAGTGCGGGATGGCCGATGAGCGCGGCGCGACCGCAGCCTCCGCACAGGGAGTGACGAAGCGGTTCGGGGACACGACGGCTCTGGACGGCGTGACCGTCGCCGTGCCTCTGGGCGCCGTGGTGGCGCTGCTGGGACCGAATGGCGCGGGCAAGACCACCCTGGTCAGCCTCCTCACGGGTACCCGCAGGGCCGACGGGGGGCGCGTGGAGTTGTTCGGGGAGGACCCGCGCCACTGGCGAGCGCGGCGACGCCTGGGCGTGGTCCCGCAAGAAATCAGCTTCCCGCACCTCCTCCGGGTCCGTGAGGTGATCGACCTGGTGCGGGCGCACTATGCCGATCCGGTGCCAACCCCGGAGCTCCTGCACCGCTTCGGGCTCGAGGCGGAGGCGGGGCGGGAGGTGGCGCGGCTCTCCTCGGGACAGCGGCGGCGCCTGGCGGTGGCCCTGGCCTTCGCCGGTCGCCCCGCGCTGCTGGTGCTCGACGAACCGACCGCCGGACTCGACCTGCAACTCCGGCGGATCTTCTGGCAGGAACTCCGGGCGCACGTCGCTTCCGGCGGGAGCATCCTCCTCACCACCCACTACCTGGAGGAGGCGGAGGCGCTCGCCGATCATGTGGTGCTGTTGCACCGGGGCCGAGTCCTGGCTTCCGGCACGGTGAGCGAGGTCAAGGCATCGGTCGAACGCTCCCGACAGGCGCTGTCGGCCGGCGCCGCGGAGGTGCGCCCGCTCTCCCTGGAGGACGCGGTCCTCCACCTGCTGGAGGAGGCGTCATGATGCGACCTCTGGCCGCTCATTTCCTCGCGGATCTGCGGCTGCTGGCTCGAATGCCGGCGTACACTATTCCGACGCTGCTGCTGCCCAGCCTCTTCTTCCTCATGTTCGCCGGCCAGCGAATTCCCCGGGGTGTTCCGACCGTCGTTCCCGTGGCATCCTTTGCCACGTTCGCTGTGTTCGGCGTGGTCTTCTTCAAGTTCGGCGTCAGCACCGCGATGGACCGCGCCGCCCCCTGGACGCGCTACGTACGCACCCTGGCCCTCGCGCCCGGCACGGTGCTGGCGGCCCGCGCTCTCTCCGCAGTGGTCTTCGCCCTGCTGGCCGCCTTCGCGGTGTTCGCCACGGCCCGGATGACGATGGCGATCGGCCTGGCTCCGGTCCAGCTGGGGCGGGTGCTCGTGGGGCTGTTGGCCGGCGCGCTCCCCTTCACGCTCTGCGGAATCGCGGTGGGCTACTGGACGAGCCCGCGGAGCGCGGTAGCGATGGCGAATCTGCTGTATCTCCTCCTCTCGTACGGCGGCGGGTTGTGGACGCCGCCGGATCTCTTACCCCCCGGCGTGCGCGACGTGGCCGTCGTCCTCCCCACCTACCACTGGGGCCGCGTGGTGTGGGCGGCGGCGCTGGCGCTGCCGTGGCGGACGGCGGACTGGCTCGCCCTGGCCGCCTGGACGGTGGTCTTCGGGGCGGCGGCCTGGCGTGGCTACGTGCGGGACGAGGGCGCCCTCTACGGTTGAGGGACGGCCATGCTGCT from the Armatimonadota bacterium genome contains:
- a CDS encoding TOMM precursor leader peptide-binding protein, which produces MIPADARPRLYPWFRVVRDRDAYLFEYGGQLVRIAGPQAVPLLTALLPLIDGRLTVEEIQRRLGEWDGEAVVRVLSALKGNGIVAVAGSSPLSGEDGDLLTAIMGGRENDAPVDRARVGVLGTGSLAQAVTRLISASGVVAARAVTVDDPPTTLDLVVVAVQGEDLSRLDSWNRRMLECRQSWLLVLPFDGAYGTVGPLFIPGETACYACFQTRRRSVLEDPDIARLYDDLPAYHPMGAGVTSLLAGLAVHLALRWILRRDAWIGGMLYAVGLMPHPTVSAHEVWPVPRCPVCRPLSQHTPAPWFPEQAEPAQSPT
- a CDS encoding YcaO-like family protein, whose protein sequence is MDRAAVMRLLSPYVGPIRALQELTTLPGHAPLPAFMAETADLRLIHGCPVRSIRGSATHYDRASAMAAAVGEAVERYCGAAMPETLPLAPAVALGTAAVSPDRFALFHPAQYARPEFPYRPFTPETCVRWTKGVDLSTHAAVYLPAQLVYLGAEAGAVAGDTPIGYATSNGMACGLSAEEAVLGGLLEVVERDAVMLTWYARWSPPILEWRADSSLATVEDRYFAVTGLRYTCLDLSDLHGIPTVLAVVRGTEVGMAVGAASALRPGEAWLKAMREAFATYAWADRLRRTTPPIALTRPDLVRRFADHVRFYADPQALPSAAFLWQSQESRDIRALPDLLEPVPVRQIAAVVGRIVAAGASVFAVDLTTVEVRRAGAHVWKVVSPELQPLDVGYERRYLGGPRLYAMAAQLTGRPLSSPEDVNPWPHPFP
- a CDS encoding SagB family peptide dehydrogenase, which gives rise to MALDDRLFVSASAVPLALASAQDDPAELYHEASKLQPSLLWRQMAGVRRMEQSPEMQRRALRAGKRFTHRPVHGLPPPHFGPASFEAVLRRRGSSRAFGEGALSLADFATILYAAYGITRRAGHIARPDGRTVPSGGALYPLDVYAAVQRVEGLPPGVYHYDPAGHRLAALRSDSPREELVRGLVDPSLAEASAVMMLAACFWRSRFKYGLRAYRFVLLEAGHLAQNVLLTAAALDLAVLPIGGYFDRRIDDLLALDGVHESVVYLLALGLHAGAYVR
- a CDS encoding CPBP family intramembrane glutamic endopeptidase — encoded protein: MSDELYRLGKLALALTFVGTGIICPSGGSANAAAGGFAGTALYALLARALPQVDLSVLRAPAVWTVLLGSVADEILWRGWLTAPAVQKAVLPYAVVGSTLGFAFAHLPRQGLRGAAVHLLTGAVFATVMLVLGFAAAATAHVSYNLWVLMARTGACRTGQRGVRDGR
- a CDS encoding ABC transporter ATP-binding protein, encoding MADERGATAASAQGVTKRFGDTTALDGVTVAVPLGAVVALLGPNGAGKTTLVSLLTGTRRADGGRVELFGEDPRHWRARRRLGVVPQEISFPHLLRVREVIDLVRAHYADPVPTPELLHRFGLEAEAGREVARLSSGQRRRLAVALAFAGRPALLVLDEPTAGLDLQLRRIFWQELRAHVASGGSILLTTHYLEEAEALADHVVLLHRGRVLASGTVSEVKASVERSRQALSAGAAEVRPLSLEDAVLHLLEEAS
- a CDS encoding ABC transporter permease, with the protein product MMRPLAAHFLADLRLLARMPAYTIPTLLLPSLFFLMFAGQRIPRGVPTVVPVASFATFAVFGVVFFKFGVSTAMDRAAPWTRYVRTLALAPGTVLAARALSAVVFALLAAFAVFATARMTMAIGLAPVQLGRVLVGLLAGALPFTLCGIAVGYWTSPRSAVAMANLLYLLLSYGGGLWTPPDLLPPGVRDVAVVLPTYHWGRVVWAAALALPWRTADWLALAAWTVVFGAAAWRGYVRDEGALYG